DNA from Agarilytica rhodophyticola:
CTGCACCACAGCTGTCGCTGAAACGAGCGAGGTTTTTGAAATTGGTAATTGGCATAATACCAGGGTAGATGGCTTGCTCAATACCGATTTTGTCGCACTGCTCCATAAAATAAAAGTATGCGTCGGGATTATAAAAATACTGAGTAATACCACTATTTGCGCCGGCGTCAAATTTATTCTTAAGATAGCGGATATCGTCGTCGTAGGTATTGGCTTCCGGGTGAATTTCTGGATAGCAAGCCACTTCAAGATGAAAGTGATCACCGCAGTTTTCGCGAATAAATGTAACGAGTTGATCAGCGTGTGTCATCTGTGACGCACCGCCAATGCCAGAGGGTTTATCACCGCGCAGAGCAACAATACGATCGATACCATGTTGCTGGTATTGCTTGAGCAGCGCCAGCATTGTCTCTTCGTTATCACCGCCGAAAGAAAGGTGGGGCGCGACGGATAATCCGTTTTCCTTCATTGTGGTGACGGTATTAAAGGTATTGTCGCGAGTGGAACCGCCGGCCCCGTAGGTAACCGAGAAAAAGTCGGGCTCTAAATTATTTAGTTGGCTGCTGACATCTTTGAGTTTTTCTCTTCCCTTATCGGTTTTAGGGGGAAAGAATTCAAAACTCAAACGCAGTTCTTGTAAGTCACTCATAGTGTTTCCTTTTTACGTAAAGTCCGCAGAATAAGCTGCGAACTTTACAAGAGGAGTTATGATTAGTATTTGTAAGACTCAGGCTTGAAAGGGCCCTCAACTTCTACATTAATATATTTTGCTTGTGTTGGAGTGAGCTTGGTTAATACACCACCGAAGCCTTCTACCATGTCTTTTGCCACTTCTTCATCAAGCTTTTTAGGGAGCACTTTTACATAAAGGGCATCTTGCTTTTTGTCAGCGGGCAAATCGGCAAATTTACTTTCGTAAAGGTAGATTTGAGCGAGTACTTGGTTGGCAAAAGATCCATCCATAATGCGAGATGGATGGCCTGTCGCATTACCTAGATTCACTAAGCGACCTTCAGAAAGTAAAATTAAGTGATCACTTTTATCGTCTTCGTTACGATAAATTTTATGCACTTGAGGCTTAACTTCTTCCCACTTCCAGTTTTCACGCATGTAAGCCGTGTCGATTTCATTGTCGAAGTGACCAATATTACATACCACCGCACTTTTCTTAAGGGCTTGTAACATTGCTGAATCACACACGTTAACATTACCTGTAGTGGTAACAATTAAATCGGTGTTTTGTAGAAGAGCAGTATTAACATCTTCCAATTTGCCAGTATTGTTGCCGTCGTTATAGGGGGATACTACTTCGAATCCATCCATACAAGCTTGCATGGCACAGATAGGATCAATTTCAGTTACTTTTACGATCATGCCTTCTTGGCGTAGAGATGCAGCAGAACCTTTACCGACATCACCATAGCCCACAACCAAGGCTTTTTTACCTGATAGCAAGTGATCGGTGCCGCGCTTTATTGCATCGTTCAAGCTGTGACGGCAGCCGTATTTGTTATCATTTTTTGATTTGGTAACAGCATCGTTAACATTGATAGCAGGTACTTTTAACTTGCCTTCCTCGAGCATTTCTAACAAGCGATGTACACCTGTTGTGGTTTCTTCGGAAATTCCATGAATACTATCGAGCATGGCTGGGTACTTATCATGTACCATTGCGGTAAGATCGCCACCATCATCAAGGATGATATTAGCGTTCCAGGGTTTGCCATCTAATAAAATAGTTTGCTCAATACACCAGTCGAATTCTTCTTCGGTTTCGCCTTTCCATGCAAAAACAGGAATACCTGCTGCAGCTATAGCGGCAGCGGCATGATCTTGTGTAGAGAAAATATTACACGATGACCAGCGCACTTCTGCACCTAGCTCTACTAATGTTTCAATTAGAACAGCGGTTTGGATTGTCATATGGATGCAACCCATAATACGTGCATCGGCAAGAGGTTGAGAGTCTTTATATTTTTTACGTAATGCCATTAATGCTGGCATTTCACCTTCAGCAATTTCAATTTCACGGCGACCCCATGCAGCATCACTTTCAAATTGTTCTTGCGTTTTTGCTGCAACTTTAAAATCGGTAAAATTTTCTAATGCTTTAACAACGGCGTTCATGCTGTTCTCCAATAAAATAATTGAGTATTTAAATAAAGTGCAAATCGTTTAAGCTCTTATTTAAAGGGCTGCTTTTAATGCGTCTGCCTTATCTGTTTTTTCCCAAGTGAATCCAAATTGCTCACGTCCAAAATGTCCATAGGCTGCAGTCTGCTGGTAAATTGGTTTAAGTAAGTCCAGCATTTCAATAATTCCCCTCGGACGAAGGTCAAAATTCTCTTTAACAAGTGCAATGATTTTGTCATCGCTTACTTTTCCTGTGCCGAAAGTATTAATAGAAATAGACGTTGGCTCTGCGACACCGATGGCATAAGATACTTGTATTTCGCAGCGATCAGCCAGGCCTGCGGCAACAATATTTTTTGCTACATAACGGCCGGCATATGCAGCTGAACGATCCACTTTAGATGGATCTTTTCCAGAAAATGCGCCACCACCATGACGTGCCATGCCGCCATAAGTATCAACAATAATTTTTCGGCCTGTTAAACCGCAATCGCCTACAGGGCCGCCTATAATAAATTGTCCTGTTGGGTTGATATGGTATTTAGTATCGGCGTGCAACCACTGTTCCGGCAGTACAGGTTTAATGATTTCTTCCATTACTGCTTCGCGAATTTGACCTTGTGATACATCTGGATTGTGTTGTACAGATAAGACAACAGCGTCGATAGCGACGGGCTTACCATCTTCATAGCGCAATGTGATTTGGCTTTTTGCATCTGGCCGCGACCATTGATGTGTGCCATTTTTGCGAAGCTCGGCTTGTTTTTCTACAAGGCGATGGGAGTAATAAATAGGGGCAGGCATTAATACATCAGTCTCATTCGTTGCATAACCAAACATTAAACCTTGGTCACCGGCGCCCATTTCTTTGTCGGCTGCTTCGTCAACGCCTACAGCGATATCTGCAGATTGTTTACCAATTGCATTTAATACCGCACAAGATGCACCATCAAATCCTACGTCACTTGAATTGTAGCCAATATTTAAGACCACATCGCGGATCAGGTCTTCTAGGTCAACATAAGTAGATGTTCTCACTTCACCGGCAACCACAACCATGCCTGTTTTTACCATAGTCTCAACAGCAACGCGTGAATTGCGATCGTCTTTCAAAATAGAATCGAGTATGGCATCGGAGATTTGATCCGCCATTTTATCTGGATGACCTTCTGAAACAGATTCAGATGTAAACGTAGTATATTCAGACATATTGAGTACCTTGTTGTATCAAAGCCTTATATTAAAAATAACTTCAATAGTGTGTTTGTTTGATGGTTAATTAGTTTTTAATAAATTCGCGTATTTGAATTTGGAAGCCATTACGCAAAGCAAAATAACTACTTTGCCCCTGGTGTAGTTGGTTGCTCTTAGCCCAGGCGTTTAAATCCTCAGGCTCGAATCCAAGCCATAAATCACCACAGGCGTTGTGTGTCCAATCTTGATCGTGACGGCAAAGGTCACAGATAATGACAATTCCGCCTTTTCTGAGGCCTAGGGCAATATCTTCGAGCGTTTGTTCTGGCGATGGAATGTGGTGTAAAACCATGTTAAGAACAATGCAGTTGAGTGAGTGCTCAACGCGGCGGCAATATCCGGAATCATCTAAGATAAAGTGAATATTCGATAGTCCTTTTTGTTGGCAGTAATGAGTCGCCTTGGCAAGCATTTCGCTGCTGTTATCAACTGCCGAAACATACTTGAATTTATCCGATAATACTTCTAAAAATTCTCCAGCTCCGGGGCCAATTTCTAATGCCACATCAAAATCTTTAAGGCTCGAACTATCGAGCATTTGTGCTACATGTACACCGTATACATCGTAGGCGGCAATAAGATCCTGTTGCTGTGTAAACCGCTCTGAGTTTTCCGAGAAAAATGCATTTGAGGCTTGTGAACGCTGTTGATAAATCTTCTGTAAATTAGCTTTCACATTATCAGCTAGCTCAACTTTATCTATGCTTTGAAATATAGCACTTTTTATTTCTGCCGCTGGGTCTTCTGGTTTAACCGTCGCTCGCTGATAAAAAATGGAATTGCCTTCCTTCCTGGTTACCACGAGATTTGCATTGGCTAATACTTTTAGGTGATGGCTCATACCAGACTGTTTAATGTCGAAAACAGTGCACAGTTCAAGTACACCAAAAGAGCCCTTTGCCAGTGCACACAAAATATCCAGCCGTAAGATATCTCCAGCAGCCTTAAGTAGCTGGCTGAAGTCCTGTATAGGGTGTGATTCCTGAGTTTGTAAATTCGACATACTAATGAGTGTAGCAAACTTAATAGGCTATATCAAAAAATATTGATATAGCCTGTAGAGGAAATGTTTAGCGCTGAGTTTTTGCGGGTTGTGGCGTCAAATATTGCCTAATTGCCATGACTAAAACGCGAATAAGCCTTAACATTTGTCTTCATTTAAAGCATAAAAACCGGGGAAATAGTGATATCAAATGGCTTTGTGAGTTTACTCAATAGATGCATTAGTGGAGAATACGCCTCTCATTTTATAGAGGAGGAAAAACAATGCCATCTCGCAGAGATCTTGCCAACGCTATCCGTGCCTTGAGTATGGACGCAGTGCAAAAAGCGAATAGTGGTCACCCTGGAGCGCCCATGGGTATGGCAGATATCGCTCAAGTACTGTGGAGTGATTACCTTGACCATAATCCACAAAATCCCGAATGGCCTGATCGAGACCGCTTCGTGCTATCCAATGGCCACGGTTCTATGCTGATTTATTCACTGTTACACCTCAGTGGCTATGATCTCCCTATTGAAGAACTCAAAAACTTTCGCCAACTGCATTCTAAAACACCAGGTCACCCTGAATACGGTTATGCTCCTGGGGTAGAGACCACCACGGGGCCGCTAGGTCAGGGTATATGTAATGCGGTGGGAATGGCGATTGCCGAGAAAACGCTGGCCGCGCAATTTAATCGTGATGGTCATGAAATAGTCGATCATTACACCTATGCTTTCCTCGGTGATGGCTGCATGATGGAAGGCGTCTCCCATGAAGCGTGTTCCTTAGCTGGCACCTTGGGCCTGAATAAGCTGGTGGCGTTTTGGGATGATAATGGTATTTCTATCGATGGTGATGTCAAAGGGTGGTTTACTGATGACACGCCCAAGCGTTTTGAGTCTTATGGCTGGCATGTGATTCCCAATGTCGATGGTCACGATAGTGACGCCATTGCTGCGGCTATCGATGCCGCTCGTGCCGAAACCTCGAAACCAACACTTATTTGTACAAAAACTGCGATTGGTTTCGGTTCGCCCAATAAAGCGGGTACGGCAAAAGCGCACGGCGCCCCTCTTGGTGACGAGGAGATTGCAGCGACCCGTGAAGCGTTGAATTGGTCTCATGCTCCGTTTGAGATCCCGGAAGATATTTATGCCGGTTGGGATGCCAAACAAAATGGCGTTGCCAAAGAACAGGCCTGGTCTGAAAAATTTGCCGCCTATAAATCGGCTCACCCTGAGCTTGCACAAGAATATGAGCGTCGTGTTATTAAAGGAGAGTTGCCTGCAGAATTTGCGGAGAAAGCTGAGGCCTTCATCGCACAGTGCCAAGATAAAAGTGAAAAGATAGCCAGCCGGAAAGCGTCGCAGAATGCTATTGAGGCCTTTGGTGCGCTTATTCCTGAATTTATTGGTGGCTCTGCAGATCTGGCAGGTTCTAACCTAACACTGTGGTCTGGCGCCAAAGCTATTACTGCCGCGGAGCCGGGTGG
Protein-coding regions in this window:
- the metF gene encoding methylenetetrahydrofolate reductase [NAD(P)H], translating into MSDLQELRLSFEFFPPKTDKGREKLKDVSSQLNNLEPDFFSVTYGAGGSTRDNTFNTVTTMKENGLSVAPHLSFGGDNEETMLALLKQYQQHGIDRIVALRGDKPSGIGGASQMTHADQLVTFIRENCGDHFHLEVACYPEIHPEANTYDDDIRYLKNKFDAGANSGITQYFYNPDAYFYFMEQCDKIGIEQAIYPGIMPITNFKNLARFSDSCGAEIPRWARKRLESFGDDIESITAFGLDLVTELCETLLENNAPGLHFYSMNQAEPVTKIVKNLGLHNRK
- the ahcY gene encoding adenosylhomocysteinase, which encodes MNAVVKALENFTDFKVAAKTQEQFESDAAWGRREIEIAEGEMPALMALRKKYKDSQPLADARIMGCIHMTIQTAVLIETLVELGAEVRWSSCNIFSTQDHAAAAIAAAGIPVFAWKGETEEEFDWCIEQTILLDGKPWNANIILDDGGDLTAMVHDKYPAMLDSIHGISEETTTGVHRLLEMLEEGKLKVPAINVNDAVTKSKNDNKYGCRHSLNDAIKRGTDHLLSGKKALVVGYGDVGKGSAASLRQEGMIVKVTEIDPICAMQACMDGFEVVSPYNDGNNTGKLEDVNTALLQNTDLIVTTTGNVNVCDSAMLQALKKSAVVCNIGHFDNEIDTAYMRENWKWEEVKPQVHKIYRNEDDKSDHLILLSEGRLVNLGNATGHPSRIMDGSFANQVLAQIYLYESKFADLPADKKQDALYVKVLPKKLDEEVAKDMVEGFGGVLTKLTPTQAKYINVEVEGPFKPESYKY
- the metK gene encoding methionine adenosyltransferase, with the translated sequence MSEYTTFTSESVSEGHPDKMADQISDAILDSILKDDRNSRVAVETMVKTGMVVVAGEVRTSTYVDLEDLIRDVVLNIGYNSSDVGFDGASCAVLNAIGKQSADIAVGVDEAADKEMGAGDQGLMFGYATNETDVLMPAPIYYSHRLVEKQAELRKNGTHQWSRPDAKSQITLRYEDGKPVAIDAVVLSVQHNPDVSQGQIREAVMEEIIKPVLPEQWLHADTKYHINPTGQFIIGGPVGDCGLTGRKIIVDTYGGMARHGGGAFSGKDPSKVDRSAAYAGRYVAKNIVAAGLADRCEIQVSYAIGVAEPTSISINTFGTGKVSDDKIIALVKENFDLRPRGIIEMLDLLKPIYQQTAAYGHFGREQFGFTWEKTDKADALKAAL
- a CDS encoding ArsR/SmtB family transcription factor → MSNLQTQESHPIQDFSQLLKAAGDILRLDILCALAKGSFGVLELCTVFDIKQSGMSHHLKVLANANLVVTRKEGNSIFYQRATVKPEDPAAEIKSAIFQSIDKVELADNVKANLQKIYQQRSQASNAFFSENSERFTQQQDLIAAYDVYGVHVAQMLDSSSLKDFDVALEIGPGAGEFLEVLSDKFKYVSAVDNSSEMLAKATHYCQQKGLSNIHFILDDSGYCRRVEHSLNCIVLNMVLHHIPSPEQTLEDIALGLRKGGIVIICDLCRHDQDWTHNACGDLWLGFEPEDLNAWAKSNQLHQGQSSYFALRNGFQIQIREFIKN
- the tkt gene encoding transketolase; this encodes MPSRRDLANAIRALSMDAVQKANSGHPGAPMGMADIAQVLWSDYLDHNPQNPEWPDRDRFVLSNGHGSMLIYSLLHLSGYDLPIEELKNFRQLHSKTPGHPEYGYAPGVETTTGPLGQGICNAVGMAIAEKTLAAQFNRDGHEIVDHYTYAFLGDGCMMEGVSHEACSLAGTLGLNKLVAFWDDNGISIDGDVKGWFTDDTPKRFESYGWHVIPNVDGHDSDAIAAAIDAARAETSKPTLICTKTAIGFGSPNKAGTAKAHGAPLGDEEIAATREALNWSHAPFEIPEDIYAGWDAKQNGVAKEQAWSEKFAAYKSAHPELAQEYERRVIKGELPAEFAEKAEAFIAQCQDKSEKIASRKASQNAIEAFGALIPEFIGGSADLAGSNLTLWSGAKAITAAEPGGNYLYYGVREFGMSAIMNGIALHGGFINYGATFLMFMEYARNAVRMSALMGIQNIFVYTHDSIGQGEDGPTHQPIEQVANLRMTPNMDTWRPCDATETAVAWKSAIERRDGPSSLVFSRQGLEPQQRDGEQVANIAKGAYILSDCEGEPELILIATGSEVGLAVKSAQALTEKGHKVRVVSMPSTSTFDQQDAEYRQAVLPAEVGARIAIEAAHSDYWYKYVGFDGRIIGMTTFGESAPGGVLMEHFGFTVDHVVNVAGELLED